GGCACGGCACGTTCCGTTCGCGCCGCCGCGCGCTTGCCGCGTTCGACGCGCTCAGCGAGCTGCTCGCGTTCCTCGCGCATCCCGAGCCGCGCTCCCGGCTCCCTCGCGTCCCGCGCCGCCGCGGCTCGCGTCTGCTCGGAATGCGCCAGCTCGAGCCCAAGCTCGTGGACCAACTGCGGCGCCTTCTCGCCGGCGAGTCGCGCGACGCGCTGGGCGAGCTCGCGCTCCGCCTCCTCGAGAAGACCGCCGCTCGCCGCGACGCGGAGCGCGTCGAAGACCTGCTGCGCCAGCTCGCCGCCTTCTACGCGAGCGACCTCGCGAAGCTGCGCGACGCGCTGCGCGCCGCCGGCCGTACGGGCAGCTTCGTCCCGCAAGAAGAACGCGACGCGCTCTTCCTCGCGCAGCGCGGAGAGTGAGCCCGCGGCCGGGGTCTCAGCGCCGCAAGCCTGCGAGCACCGCGCGCGCCTGCTGCGCTTCTTCTTCGCTCGCCGCCGCCGCGAGCGCGGCGCGCGCATGCGCCTCGCTGCGCGCGAGCTGCGCGAGGCGCAGGTTC
The sequence above is a segment of the Deltaproteobacteria bacterium genome. Coding sequences within it:
- a CDS encoding GIY-YIG nuclease family protein, whose translation is MSANAFDRKFGADFLRELPRAPAVYLFKDERGDVLYAGKAKDVRRRLEGYRNATRRRAHRKMRALVRVASALEVRVVASEREALLTENELIRTLRPPYNVDGAFSFLYPAIGLGVRGHQVLLGFTTEPDAWSDLDLAWHGTFRSRRRALAAFDALSELLAFLAHPEPRSRLPRVPRRRGSRLLGMRQLEPKLVDQLRRLLAGESRDALGELALRLLEKTAARRDAERVEDLLRQLAAFYASDLAKLRDALRAAGRTGSFVPQEERDALFLAQRGE